Proteins from one Bacillota bacterium genomic window:
- a CDS encoding nucleotidyl transferase AbiEii/AbiGii toxin family protein, with product MKTATQLKALIRNLAKQKNVDAQILLRNYMLERLLERISLSNYKNNFILKGGMLVAAMVGLDARSTIDMDATIKGWPITVDAVQKMFENILSIKLDDNVEMKMKDITEIRDEAEYTGIRATIETVFDKIRQTLKVDMTTGEDITPREICYSFRLMFEERNISVMAYNLETVLAEKLETILSRSITNTRMRDFYDIYILSILQKDNINKDLLNEAVKATVKRRRTYELLSEAEKILERIGKNAEMRDLWKRYQARFSYAENIGWDEVMQAVKLMIIGLL from the coding sequence ATGAAGACGGCTACTCAGTTAAAGGCATTAATTCGTAATTTGGCAAAGCAGAAAAATGTTGATGCGCAGATACTCCTCAGAAACTATATGCTCGAAAGACTGCTTGAACGTATTTCTTTGTCGAACTATAAAAACAACTTCATTTTAAAGGGTGGAATGCTCGTTGCAGCGATGGTCGGGCTTGATGCACGTTCAACTATTGATATGGATGCGACAATAAAAGGATGGCCGATCACTGTAGACGCTGTTCAAAAAATGTTTGAAAATATATTATCAATTAAGCTTGATGACAATGTGGAAATGAAAATGAAAGACATTACAGAAATTCGAGATGAAGCTGAATATACGGGCATACGAGCAACCATAGAAACAGTGTTCGACAAAATAAGGCAGACCCTCAAAGTAGATATGACCACCGGGGAGGATATTACTCCCAGGGAAATATGCTATAGCTTCAGATTGATGTTTGAGGAAAGAAACATCAGTGTTATGGCGTATAACCTTGAAACTGTTCTTGCGGAAAAGCTTGAAACGATTCTTTCCAGGAGCATAACGAACACAAGGATGAGAGATTTTTATGACATATATATTCTTTCAATATTGCAGAAGGACAACATAAACAAAGATTTATTGAATGAGGCAGTCAAAGCGACAGTAAAAAGGCGGAGAACCTACGAATTGCTTTCTGAAGCTGAGAAAATTCTTGAGCGTATTGGCAAAAATGCTGAAATGAGAGACTTGTGGAAGCGCTATCAGGCTAGGTTCAGCTATGCTGAGAATATTGGATGGGATGAAGTGATGCAGGCAGTAAAGTTGATGATTATAGGATTATTATAG
- a CDS encoding type IV toxin-antitoxin system AbiEi family antitoxin domain-containing protein: protein MTYMEKLKKIIEESDGLICTKDVVAEGIPKIYLSQLVKKGKLERIAHGVYLTPDALADKMYYLQRRKPAVVFSHDTALFLHDLSDRDPLTYSVTVPIGYNTKNLKDEGLTVFSVRKELYEVGLTTLTTPFGRSVKAYNMERTVCDMIRSRSKMDISILTDALKRYAKRRDKNIPKLMEYAEAFRVTKLLRNYMEVLL, encoded by the coding sequence TTGACTTACATGGAAAAATTAAAAAAGATAATTGAAGAAAGTGATGGACTTATTTGCACAAAAGACGTAGTGGCAGAAGGCATTCCCAAAATCTATCTGTCGCAGCTTGTGAAAAAAGGCAAGCTTGAGAGAATAGCCCATGGAGTATATTTGACTCCCGATGCATTGGCTGACAAAATGTACTATCTGCAGCGCAGAAAACCGGCTGTTGTATTTTCCCATGATACTGCGCTGTTTTTGCATGACCTCTCTGACAGGGATCCATTGACCTACAGCGTGACCGTTCCAATTGGCTACAACACAAAGAATCTCAAAGATGAAGGCTTGACAGTTTTTTCAGTCAGGAAGGAGCTCTATGAAGTAGGATTGACAACTTTGACCACACCTTTCGGCAGAAGCGTCAAGGCTTACAATATGGAAAGAACGGTTTGTGATATGATCAGGAGCCGCAGCAAAATGGACATTTCAATTTTAACCGACGCTTTAAAACGGTATGCCAAGCGCAGGGATAAAAATATTCCTAAACTTATGGAATATGCAGAAGCCTTCAGAGTAACTAAGCTTCTCAGAAATTATATGGAGGTGCTGTTATGA
- a CDS encoding phage holin family protein, translating into MKTVWNWVQAAFTAIGTFLGWFLGRLDGFLYALIAFVAIDYLTGVMCAIVDRKLSSEIGAKGIFKKVLIFVLVGVGHIIDSQVLGNGGAVRTAVIFFYLSNEGISILENAAHIGLPIPEKLKNVLEQLHDCSNEEDERK; encoded by the coding sequence ATGAAAACAGTATGGAACTGGGTGCAGGCAGCCTTTACTGCCATCGGCACATTTTTAGGCTGGTTTCTAGGCAGGCTGGACGGATTTCTGTATGCACTTATCGCTTTCGTGGCTATCGACTATCTGACAGGCGTGATGTGTGCCATTGTGGACAGGAAGCTATCCAGTGAAATTGGAGCAAAGGGCATCTTCAAGAAGGTGCTCATTTTTGTACTGGTGGGCGTAGGACACATAATAGACAGTCAGGTGCTTGGCAACGGCGGCGCAGTACGGACGGCGGTCATCTTCTTTTACTTGAGCAACGAGGGGATTTCAATACTGGAAAACGCCGCACACATAGGATTGCCGATTCCTGAGAAGCTGAAGAACGTACTGGAGCAGCTGCACGATTGCTCAAATGAGGAGGACGAAAGAAAATGA